In Flavobacteriales bacterium, the genomic stretch AAGTCTTTATTAACTTAATAGAATCCTGAGTTTTTAAGATTATTTTTCGGTTGGTCTTCAGCACAGAAGTCAAATGTTCTTTCAGAATTTCAAATTGTACTAACACATCTTTACTGTTAACTTCCCTATCCTTTACCTTATCAATCGCTGCTGTTAAGTCTTCTAAATCAATTGGTTTTAATAAAAAATCAATTGCACTAATTTTAATAGCGTTTAAAGCATAATGACTGTGTGCAGTTGTTATGATTACAGCAGCTTTAAGCTCTTCTTTTACTTCATCCAGTAAATCAAACCCAGACTTACCATTATCTAATTCGATATCTAAAAACACAATATCATAGTCGGTCTTTTCTAGATTTTCTAGCGCTTCAGCGTAAGTATTAGCCACAGCTATCTCTTCGAACAATTCAGAAAAATTGTTTTGAAGTAAAAAAAGTAAAACTTCACTTACTTCTTTTATATCGTCTATAATTAATACTTTTAACATAACAACTAATCAAAGGTATTTTATTTTTTATACCTGTACAAATATTTCTACCAAGACCCCCTTTTCTTCTCCTTTAGAATTAGATAAATCTACAATATTTAACCGTACTGCTTTACCTATTTGACTTTTAATGGTAGCGATTCTTTCTTTTGTTATTTGTATAGAGTAAGACGAGCCTTTTTTTTCGTTTGATGGACTGAATCCCTCTCCAAAATCTCTAACACTACAATACAACTCTTTTCCTTTCAGCTCAAAATTTATGACTACTTTACATGCATTAGATGCTGACATTTCACCATATTTCACAGCATTCTCAATAAAAGGCTGCAACAACATTGGTGGAATCATAATCTCTTCATCTAAGATTTCTTTTTTATAATTCACTTCATAACTTAACTCCTCTTTCTTGTTCATTTGATGAAGGGATAAAAAGTTTTCGATAATTATCAATTCTGATTCTAAAGTGATTTCTTCTTTTCTTGATGATTCTAATATTAATCGAATCAATTTAGAAAACTGAGAAATATAGTTATAACTATCGTTTACCCTGTTCGCAACAATAAAACCTCCTATGGTCGTTAAAGAATTGAAAATAAAATGTGGATTCATTTGTGTTCTAAGGAGTTTCTGCTCTAAGGAAATCAACTTATTTTCTGACTTTAAAGCCTTTCTCCTAAAAAATAGATACATTACGATCAACAATACAATAGCCAACAAAACACTAAAAGCGACCACAATAAATTGTTGTTCTTCTTTTTGTTGCTCTTTTAATACTTCTATTTCATTTTGTCTAACGAGCTCCAGGCTATCTGTATATATTTTTTGACTATATTCAAACTCTGCTTGTTGTCTACCTAGCAACTCTAAATTTTCTGATTTTTTTTCTTCATCTTTTAAAGAGTCTAACACCTCAATCCATTCCAATGCCTTAGTTAGTTGTTGTGTCTCATTTCGATAAAACCAATACAATTTTCTTGCTATTTTAATTTTATTAGACAGCTCCATCATCTCTGTTCCGTCTGCCACTCTCCAAGATTGCTCATAATAAAAAGCCGCTTTTTGTTGATTACCAACAACTTCATAATAATCTCCTAGGCCATAATATGGATGAATTAAGATCCTTTTATTCTCTTGGTTTTCAATTAAATCAACAGCGATGGTATAATTGCTACGAACTAAATTCAAAATAGTATCACTAATTTGCTTTTCATCCCACCCTGATACAGGCAATACATTTAAATGCTCTAGCACATGTTTTTTTTGAATTGTTGTATCTAAATACGCTCCTAAAATCGCATCTGCCAAGTTATAAAAAGTTGTAGGATTACTTGTATCGATCTCCTTTGACAGCGTTGCATATTTTATTGCATTTAAATAGTCTAATATTTCATAGTAATTGTATGATAAATTGGTGTAGGCTACTTCTGTAGGTATCGGTAGAAATTGATCATAAGCCCTCAATAACTCTATATAAATATTAATTGCCTCTTGGTAGTTTTCTAATTTACCGTATACAAAAGTTGAATTATACATTGCCTGAGCTATCAATGCTGAATCGCCAACTTTTTGCCCCCAATTAATTGCCTGTTGGCATAATCTCATTGACGCTTCTGAATCGCCCTTTACTGAATATAAAAAATTTAGTGGGCCAAATGCTTTTGAATAAGAAATAACATCTCCTTTCTCTAATGCCATTACAATAGCTTGTTCAAAATAAACCTTAGCCGAATCATCCTCATAAAAAGAATAAAAACAATTCGCGTATTTTATCGCAGCCCAAACCGCCACATCGTATGGAATTTCTTCGTTTTTGTTATATTCCTCATAACTTTTCTTCCCATAAAAAAGTGCAGAATCTTTATTGTTTTGAAATTCAAAAAAATTCATTAGACTCACATTGTAATACAATTCCCCTTGCTGCTCTCGAGGAACTTCTGACAACTGTTTAATATATTTTCTTGAAGCCTCAAAATTCCCTAAAACCAAATGAGCTAAAGACAATTGATGCAAACTTTTCACCTGATAAACCTCATCAATAGCTTTGGATTGATTAACCGCTTTTTCAAAAAAAAGCAATGCACTATCCAGCTCTTTATTTAAGTAACCTTTGCTAAAATAAACGGCACCTATTTCTGAATCACAAATAAACTTTAGTTTTTGATCACTTAACTCTTGTAGCAATGCCCTTGATTTTAAATAGTGTTTTAATGCCTGTTCATCTTGTTTCTTTTTACTATAAAACCTCCCCAACATCATGTGAGCTTTCCCCAGTGACTTTGTTGTTTTCAGTTGATTAGCTATTCTAAATGCTCTATTGGCAATAGCTTGTATTGAGTCATAATTTACCGCTACTAAATATGCTTTTTGGTATTCAAATAAGTGATCTACATACGCTTCTCTCAATTGATTTTCAGCAGGAACGCTATACACGACATCACGAAGAGAGTCGAGTACTTTTGTTTGACCAGACACCTCTTTGAAACAAAAAAGAAGCAACAGTATTTTCAAGAAGAACTTCACCACTTATAACTTATAATTTTATCCCCACAACAGTCATATCATCTAATTGCTCAAACTGATCACCTATCCAAGTTTCTCTTAACTCTTTTAATTTAACATGCTGTTCGGTCATTAAACACTCTGAATGCTCTAACAAAAATGCTCGTAATCGTTTGGCATAAAACTTCTTCCCCTTTTCTCCTCCTTTTTGATCCGGCAAACCATCTGTAGACATGTATATGACATCTCCTTTTTCATAAGGAATATAGTGAACCTTAGGTTCAGGTTGATCCAACTTTGCCCCTAAGAACAAATTACTTCCCTTATACTCCACCAACTCCCCATTTCTAACATGGTATAAAGGAAGATGAGCTCCAGCAAACTCTATAGTCTTTTCATCAATAACACAAATCGCTAAATCCATCCCGTCTTTTACTGACGATTGATTACGTTGACTTAGTCGCTCTATTAAACGAACATTAATCGCCTTTAAAATAGCTGCTGTATCGGTTATCCCCTCCTGTATAACCTCTTTAAGAATATTAATTCCAATGATCGTCATAAAAGCACCTGGAACTCCATGCCCAGTACAATCAGCAGTAACAAAAACACGTTTACCATCAACCTCTACATACCAATAAAAATCTCCACTTACCACATCTTTGGGTTCAAAAAAGATAAACGAATCTGGAAATAATTCCTTTAACAAATAACTTGATGGAAAAACTGCTTTTTGAATTCTCTTACTGTAATTAATACTATCCTGAATTCCTTCATGTGTTTTACGCAATTGCGTCCTTTTCTCATCAATAGCTTCTTTTTGTAACTCTATTACTTTCTTTTGTTTTAATGTTAGTTGAAATCTCCTGTATAAAACCAACAAAAACAAAACTAACAAGAGCAACCCTCCGTATAAATAATACCGTTTCGTTTGTTCCGCTTCCAATTTTAACTCCTGTTGTTCTTTCTCGTATTTAATCTGTAAATCTTTCTCTTTTTGCTTTAAACTATCTGCATATAATTTTTGGCTAAACTCGTATTCTGCCTGTTTTTTACCTAATTCTTTTAAATTATTTTGGGCTAACTGCTCTTTTTCAAGAGAATCGGTAATCTCCAACCAATGTAAAGCTGCTCCATTATTCTTTTTTTCTTTATTTAAAATATAAAGACGTTTAGCTACCCTCAATTTATCCTTAAGCATTGTTCTCTCTACATTAGACGAATACTCCCATGCTTTTGTATAATTGACCAATGCACTGCTTCTATCACCTATTGTAAAGTAATAATCTCCTAACCCATTATATGGATGCACCAAGTCTTTAAAGTTTTGCGTTTGTTCCAATATTGGAATTGATTTTTCATAAAACTTTCTCACCAAATCCAGTACTTCTTTTTTAGCTTTATCCTCTGAATCAATAACAACATTACCCTCTCCTTCTATTACTCTTGGTAATATCGTTATCTTTTTTATTGAAGAATCCTTATAAGCTGCTAAATAAGCATCCCCTAGGTTGAAATAAACATTTGATTTATCAGGATTTAACCTTAAGGCTACTAATCCATATTTTATAGCATTTACATAATCTTCATCCTCGTGATAGAAATAGGATAAATCTGAATTAAAAGTCTGTTCATAATGAGATGGAAAAAAAGCCAAATAGTTCTGCAACAAATCTAAGTCAATGTTAATTGCAGATTTATAATCTTTCATGGCATCATACACAAAAGTCATTGAATATTTAGATTTAGCAATTAAAGAAGAGTCACCATACTCATGCCCTAATTTTATAGCCGAATTAGCAAGATCTAGTGCTTTTTCATTTTCCCCTTTATTCGTCAACACATAAGACAAGACATGAAAAACCCGATTAAAAACATCTATTTCTTTAATTTCTAAAGATAATTTGACACAAGAATCTAAATAAACAATACAGGAATCATACTCTTTAAGCGTATAATAAGAAGTTCCTATTCTGGCATATTGATTATTCAATAATTTTTTATAGTTTTTTAATTGTTTTCTTTGCTGATGCAGTATTGCTTTTCCTTTTTTTAAGTAAAGAAACACAGAATCTTTCTCTTGTTTCTTTTTATAAATATCAGACTTAACTTTATAATACAACAACTCCGTTTCAATATCCTTATTCTCTTCAGCCAACTGTTGTATATAATCTACATAAACGTTTGCTGAATCGAACGCCTTCACACTTGTATAAACTTGTGCAATTCGATGATAACCAGTCGCTTGTTCTTTAACAGACACCGCATCCAGATATGCTAATGCGCTATAATATGCTAACAAGGTACTATCAAAATCCTCTAAACGATTTCCTTTTTTTAACCAATGATAGTTAGTTCCTCGATAAGCCTCTAAATA encodes the following:
- a CDS encoding LytTR family DNA-binding domain-containing protein, which produces MLKVLIIDDIKEVSEVLLFLLQNNFSELFEEIAVANTYAEALENLEKTDYDIVFLDIELDNGKSGFDLLDEVKEELKAAVIITTAHSHYALNAIKISAIDFLLKPIDLEDLTAAIDKVKDREVNSKDVLVQFEILKEHLTSVLKTNRKIILKTQDSIKLIKTSDIIKCEAEINYTTFYLVDGRKIIVAKSLKEYSEMLEELGFFRTHKSHLINLEHLVSYEKKEGGFILMADQSKVPLSIRKKEPFFKVLASLG
- a CDS encoding histidine kinase, whose protein sequence is MSGQTKVLDSLRDVVYSVPAENQLREAYVDHLFEYQKAYLVAVNYDSIQAIANRAFRIANQLKTTKSLGKAHMMLGRFYSKKKQDEQALKHYLKSRALLQELSDQKLKFICDSEIGAVYFSKGYLNKELDSALLFFEKAVNQSKAIDEVYQVKSLHQLSLAHLVLGNFEASRKYIKQLSEVPREQQGELYYNVSLMNFFEFQNNKDSALFYGKKSYEEYNKNEEIPYDVAVWAAIKYANCFYSFYEDDSAKVYFEQAIVMALEKGDVISYSKAFGPLNFLYSVKGDSEASMRLCQQAINWGQKVGDSALIAQAMYNSTFVYGKLENYQEAINIYIELLRAYDQFLPIPTEVAYTNLSYNYYEILDYLNAIKYATLSKEIDTSNPTTFYNLADAILGAYLDTTIQKKHVLEHLNVLPVSGWDEKQISDTILNLVRSNYTIAVDLIENQENKRILIHPYYGLGDYYEVVGNQQKAAFYYEQSWRVADGTEMMELSNKIKIARKLYWFYRNETQQLTKALEWIEVLDSLKDEEKKSENLELLGRQQAEFEYSQKIYTDSLELVRQNEIEVLKEQQKEEQQFIVVAFSVLLAIVLLIVMYLFFRRKALKSENKLISLEQKLLRTQMNPHFIFNSLTTIGGFIVANRVNDSYNYISQFSKLIRLILESSRKEEITLESELIIIENFLSLHQMNKKEELSYEVNYKKEILDEEIMIPPMLLQPFIENAVKYGEMSASNACKVVINFELKGKELYCSVRDFGEGFSPSNEKKGSSYSIQITKERIATIKSQIGKAVRLNIVDLSNSKGEEKGVLVEIFVQV
- a CDS encoding SpoIIE family protein phosphatase, with translation MIKVLGVFLAVLYGVVVFSQSKEIDSLRKLYQVNLNQDTAKLNLICKIHNEFFKKTNYDSMELYQAKAIRLASLIGDNESLAKAKMLEAKLLYKKRKFRESLNRFNELEALLETVNNRRLKYYLEAYRGTNYHWLKKGNRLEDFDSTLLAYYSALAYLDAVSVKEQATGYHRIAQVYTSVKAFDSANVYVDYIQQLAEENKDIETELLYYKVKSDIYKKKQEKDSVFLYLKKGKAILHQQRKQLKNYKKLLNNQYARIGTSYYTLKEYDSCIVYLDSCVKLSLEIKEIDVFNRVFHVLSYVLTNKGENEKALDLANSAIKLGHEYGDSSLIAKSKYSMTFVYDAMKDYKSAINIDLDLLQNYLAFFPSHYEQTFNSDLSYFYHEDEDYVNAIKYGLVALRLNPDKSNVYFNLGDAYLAAYKDSSIKKITILPRVIEGEGNVVIDSEDKAKKEVLDLVRKFYEKSIPILEQTQNFKDLVHPYNGLGDYYFTIGDRSSALVNYTKAWEYSSNVERTMLKDKLRVAKRLYILNKEKKNNGAALHWLEITDSLEKEQLAQNNLKELGKKQAEYEFSQKLYADSLKQKEKDLQIKYEKEQQELKLEAEQTKRYYLYGGLLLLVLFLLVLYRRFQLTLKQKKVIELQKEAIDEKRTQLRKTHEGIQDSINYSKRIQKAVFPSSYLLKELFPDSFIFFEPKDVVSGDFYWYVEVDGKRVFVTADCTGHGVPGAFMTIIGINILKEVIQEGITDTAAILKAINVRLIERLSQRNQSSVKDGMDLAICVIDEKTIEFAGAHLPLYHVRNGELVEYKGSNLFLGAKLDQPEPKVHYIPYEKGDVIYMSTDGLPDQKGGEKGKKFYAKRLRAFLLEHSECLMTEQHVKLKELRETWIGDQFEQLDDMTVVGIKL